The following coding sequences are from one Triticum dicoccoides isolate Atlit2015 ecotype Zavitan chromosome 4A, WEW_v2.0, whole genome shotgun sequence window:
- the LOC119288614 gene encoding maternal protein pumilio-like, which yields MDRSGRSDDGKSAAHPDLADSLGAMGLGSNPSPQPRGQQEQALQRQQRAAWLRQRTAPPPPGMPEQQLRTRLLMEAGLQVARQSWSQQSQQHQAYRWEEMGSSSGGGPYVSPMGAAAAVNNPSAWYDTAAAAANNPSAWYNSAGANFFSAQGQSGSQQQQYTLSAGASQYQPVASPVAASSIPNINASLQYLYQQQYAMSNQSGAGAYAWSAPDEDKRMDLRLRAIQAAQAQAGYVPYRAAPAAQPRRARTLEETRSRLLKAPIDVHVVTFPQSPAHVVTLLEEGVNKIRLNVLAGVTHRMHDFMDSRDGHAVFVALLRACAGRAGEVKDIVEAASFYCRHNLLPLMRHDHGEDCLAELISAAAPYPNLCEMLVNRFLFENVLLDLKGDQVLHHCFATMRYEDTKFLVVSVLHGNTLDAMAYSQSPAGSKCLVECFNNARGDEFGKLRAVLLDKAIDLARGEYSNYFVQHALEHGDAQTRQQLVQRLMGQAVGLSLHRSGSYVVEACFNKAGLLNLVLAQFVSMDDAQLVELVQGRSSNYVVHRMLEAAKDRYPKETLGLARRIYRLHGNGVWQVYAEKVMRVVGKILSRHSHHGPSYR from the exons ATGGATCGGAGCGGACGGAGCGACGACGGCAAGTCCGCCGCCCACCCCGACCTCGCCGACTCGCTGGGCGCGATGGGCCTCGGCAGCAACCCCTCGCCGCAGCCGCGGGGGCAGCAGGAGCAGGCGCTGCAGCGGCAGCAGAGAGCGGCGTGGTTGCGGCAGAggaccgcgccgccaccgccggggATGCCGGAGCAGCAGCTCAGGACGAGGCTGCTGATGGAGGCAGGGCTCCAGGTTGCGCGGCAGTCCTGGTCGCAGCAGTCACAGCAGCACCAGGCCTACCGGTGGGAGGAGATGGGCTCATCGAGCGGCGGCGGCCCCTACGTCTCGCCGATGGGCGCCGCCGCGGCGGTCAATAACCCTAGCGCGTGGTACGACACGGCCGCCGCAGCGGCCAATAACCCTAGCGCGTGGTACAACTCCGCAGGCGCCAACTTCTTCAGTGCGCAGGGCCAGAGCGGTAGCCAGCAGCAGCAGTACACTCTGAGCGCCGGCGCCAGCCAGTACCAACCGGTAGCCTCGCCGGTGGCGGCGAGCTCCATCCCCAACATCAACGCCAGCCTGCAGTACCTGTACCAGCAGCAGTATGCCATGTCCAACCAATCCGGCGCCGGCGCGTACGCCTGGTCCGCGCCCGATGAGGACAAGCGCATGGATCTGAGGCTGAGAGCCATCCAAGCCGCCCAGGCTCAGGCGGGTTATGTGCCGTACAGGGCGGCGCCGGCGGCCCAGCCACGGCGTGCCCGGACGCTGGAGGAAACCCGGTCGCGGCTGCTCAAGGCCCCGATTGACGTGCACGTGGTGACGTTCCCCCAGTCCCCCGCGCACGTGGTGACGCTGCTGGAGGAGGGCGTCAACAAGATCCGGCTGAACGTGCTCGCCGGGGTGACGCACCGCATGCACGACTTCATGGACAGCAGGGACGGGCACGCGGTGTTCGTGGCGCTGCTGCGCGCCTGCGCGGGGCGGGCCGGCGAGGTCAAGGACATCGTGGAGGCCGCCTCCTTCTACTGCAGGCACAACCTGCTGCCGCTGATGAGGCACGACCACGG GGAGGATTGCCTGGCGGAGCTCATCTCGGCGGCGGCGCCGTACCCTAACCTGTGCGAGATGCTGGTGAACCGCTTCCTGTTTGAAAACGTGCTGCTGGACCTCAAAGGGGACCAGGTGCTTCACCACTGCTTTGCCACCATGAGATACGAGGACACCAAG TTTCTGGTGGTCTCCGTCCTCCATGGCAACACGCTTGACGCGATGGCCTACTCGCAGTCGCCGGCCGGGTCCAAGTGCCTGGTGGAGTGCTTCAACAATGCCAGAGGCGACGAGTTCGGCAAACTCCGGGCCGTCCTGCTCGACAAGGCCATCGACCTGGCCAGGGGCGAGTACAG CAACTACTTCGTGCAGCACGCCCTGGAGCACGGCGACGCGCAGACGCGGCAGCAGCTGGTGCAGCGGCTGATGGGGCAGGCGGTGGGCCTGTCCCTGCACCGCTCCGGCAGCTACgtcgtggaggcgtgcttcaacaaGGCGGGGCTGCTCAACCTCGTGCTCGCCCAGTTCGTGAGCATGGACGACGCCCAGCTCGTGGAGCTCGTGCAGGGCCGCTCCTCCAACTACGTCGTCCACAGGATGCTCGAGGCCGCCAAAGAC AGGTACCCCAAGGAGACGCTGGGGCTGGCGCGGCGGATCTACAGGCTGCACGGGAACGGCGTCTGGCAGGTGTACGCCGAGAAGGTGATGAGGGTCGTCGGCAAGATCCTGTCTCGCCACTCTCATCACGGCCCCTCGTATCGCTGA